TCACGAACTCGCCGGTCGCGCGCGGCGAGTTCCCCATGGCGATGATCTCGCAGTTCATCAGCTCCACCCCGGACGAGGTGGAGGCGACATCCGAGGCCAGGCCGAACTCCTTGAGGATGACCGCCGGACTCAGGCGCGGCGGCGGGATCTCGCCGGTGGCGAGCCCGACGCCCAGGGCGGCGGCTCCGCGCCCGTAGGCCATGGACTTGCCGGTATCGGTGGTGACGACGTCCCGCCCGCGACCCCGGGCCTCGGCAATCCGCTCGGTGGTCAAGGCGCCCGTCTTGATCTGGACGAAGTGGATGTCCTCGGCGGACTCGATGCCGGCGTCCTTGATGGCCGCCCGCACGCCCTCGGCCGCCACCTCGGCGTGGACCAGGGTCCCGAACTCCTCGGGGAGGAGGTCCCGCGTGTAGGCGGTTCCAACCGTGAAGCGCTTCTCGCCGGAGGGCGCCCCCTGATCCGGCTCCCGGACGAAGATCGTGGCATGCGGGCTCATCAGACCCTCGGTGCCGCCGGACCAGATGATCGGGACCCGCTTGGCGATCTTCTCGAGGGGCGTTCCGGATCGCTGGGCCAGGAGGAGCTGGAAGCACAGCGTCGCCAGCCCCCGCGTGTAGTCGTTGACCCCACCGTTGCCTTCGGTCTTGCCGAGGATGGCGACGACATCGTCGGCGCGAAAGGCGTTCTGATCCAGGAGGCGGGCCGCCTCCGCGACGTCTTCCGGGCTCCGCATCCCGACCTTGAACGCGCTCGTCTTCATGCCCCTCTCCTCGGTGAGTCGCCCAGATCGTGCTCGGCTTGCCTGAGCCAGCGGCGCCCCTTGGCCGCCGGATCAGGCTTCATAGCGACGCCACTCTACTGCCCGACCGAGGTGGCGTCAAAGGCGGCCGGCCCGTCGCGGTGGAGTCGCTGCTCGACGGCCGTCTCGGCAACCACCCGGCCCAGCCGGACCACGAGCCGGCGGGCGGCCTGAAGGCGGATCGCTTCGGCGGGCGTGGGCGCGTCCAGGAGCACGAAGTCTGCGCGGTGGCCGACCTCGACGCCGTAATCGGGGGTGCGAAGGACGCGCGCCGCCCGGGTCGTCCCCATGGCGAAGACCGTCTCGACCTCGGGGGGGAGGCTGAGGTGG
The sequence above is drawn from the Candidatus Methylomirabilota bacterium genome and encodes:
- a CDS encoding ring-opening amidohydrolase, translating into MKTSAFKVGMRSPEDVAEAARLLDQNAFRADDVVAILGKTEGNGGVNDYTRGLATLCFQLLLAQRSGTPLEKIAKRVPIIWSGGTEGLMSPHATIFVREPDQGAPSGEKRFTVGTAYTRDLLPEEFGTLVHAEVAAEGVRAAIKDAGIESAEDIHFVQIKTGALTTERIAEARGRGRDVVTTDTGKSMAYGRGAAALGVGLATGEIPPPRLSPAVILKEFGLASDVASTSSGVELMNCEIIAMGNSPRATGEFVIAHGVMRDALDVPAIRDALRRVGLRVEGELDERDRARLVNVFVKCEPDPSGATRGRRHVMFEDSDVGYTRHIRGAVNAVVASVTGDPMCYVSAGAEHQGPPGGGVIAVLARV